A region of uncultured Draconibacterium sp. DNA encodes the following proteins:
- a CDS encoding PQQ-binding-like beta-propeller repeat protein, whose product MKKINFLCCLIVLLSISQFAISQNVYQWRGTDRDGKYAESGLLSEWPADGPQLLWSTENLGPGYASPVITSDKLLIVGVENGISKLFAFDLNGNLLWKTPNGKSFVGDGYSARFPGARSTPTVVGNMVYATSGTGRLACFDLNTGKELWAVDMVTDLKGYMNEFGYAESVVIDESAVYCFPGGKEVSVAKLDRFSGRTIWTSEATGDTTHFVSPILVNLPSRKVFVSISRHYVFGVDCTSGDLLWKYDIAMRYDGDHANSPVYRAPYLYVVTNDDKGKGTIKLELSADGSSVKEVWTNENVKNNMGGFVLHDNKLFVTTENKYLNILDQETGSVLDKVRSSFGCTIFADNKFIVYGTNGDVRLFKYENGKLNQAGLFKVTMGSQEHFSHPVVANGVLYIRHGKALMAYKIK is encoded by the coding sequence ATGAAAAAAATCAATTTTTTATGCTGTCTGATTGTCTTATTATCTATCAGTCAATTTGCAATTTCACAAAACGTTTACCAATGGCGTGGTACTGACCGCGATGGTAAGTATGCCGAATCCGGGCTGCTGTCGGAATGGCCAGCAGATGGTCCGCAGCTATTGTGGTCAACCGAAAATCTTGGTCCGGGTTATGCGTCCCCGGTAATTACTTCCGATAAATTACTGATTGTAGGAGTTGAAAACGGGATCAGCAAACTGTTTGCTTTCGATCTGAACGGTAACTTATTGTGGAAAACGCCAAACGGAAAATCATTTGTAGGAGATGGATATTCTGCCCGGTTTCCGGGTGCACGATCAACACCAACCGTGGTGGGTAATATGGTTTATGCCACTTCGGGTACAGGCAGGCTTGCCTGTTTTGATCTGAACACCGGAAAAGAACTGTGGGCGGTTGATATGGTAACCGACCTAAAAGGTTATATGAATGAATTTGGTTATGCCGAGTCGGTGGTTATTGACGAGAGTGCTGTTTATTGTTTCCCCGGAGGAAAAGAAGTCAGCGTAGCCAAACTCGACCGCTTTTCCGGGAGAACCATCTGGACATCGGAAGCAACCGGCGATACCACTCATTTTGTTTCACCAATTCTTGTGAACTTACCTTCGCGTAAGGTTTTTGTTTCCATATCGCGGCACTATGTGTTTGGTGTGGATTGCACAAGCGGTGACTTGCTTTGGAAATACGATATTGCCATGCGCTACGATGGCGATCATGCCAATTCGCCTGTTTATAGAGCACCGTATTTGTATGTTGTTACCAACGATGATAAAGGAAAGGGTACCATAAAACTGGAACTTTCGGCTGATGGGAGCAGTGTAAAAGAAGTGTGGACCAATGAAAATGTAAAGAATAATATGGGCGGTTTTGTTTTACACGATAATAAATTGTTTGTTACTACCGAAAATAAATACCTGAATATACTTGATCAGGAAACAGGAAGTGTTTTGGATAAAGTAAGATCATCATTTGGATGCACTATTTTCGCCGATAATAAATTTATTGTTTATGGTACCAATGGCGATGTGCGCCTTTTCAAATACGAAAACGGTAAACTTAATCAGGCTGGTTTATTTAAAGTAACCATGGGAAGCCAGGAGCATTTTTCGCATCCGGTGGTTGCGAATGGTGTACTTTATATCCGACATGGAAAAGCACTGATGGCCTATAAAATTAAATAG